One genomic window of Medicago truncatula cultivar Jemalong A17 chromosome 1, MtrunA17r5.0-ANR, whole genome shotgun sequence includes the following:
- the LOC25484100 gene encoding 50S ribosomal protein L9: MGYLQFGRHGVRQIIRFKDAVNVNDSVVVNRLMYASQGLRYNRKLQVILTTNIDKLGKAGETVKVAPGFFRNHLMPKLLAVPNIDKFAYLLTEQRKIYQPTEEVKQEDVVVVTESKEDLMKEYERAGLILDKAKLVLRRLIDVKKAKARESKDEPLELQIPVSKKALVAEVARQLCVNITAENLHLPTPLSTIGEYEVPLRLPRSIPLPEGKLNWALKVKIRSK, encoded by the exons ATGGGGTATCTTCAATTTGGAAGACATGGTGTTAGGCAGATTATTAGATTTAAAGATGCTGTTAATGTTAATGATAGTGTTGTGGTGAACCGACTCATGTATGCATCTCAAGGATTGCGTTACAACAGGAAGCTTCAAGTCATTCTTACAACT AACATAGATAAGCTGGGAAAAGCTGGTGAAACTGTCAAAGTTGCTCCTGGATTTTTTCGCAACCACCTAATGCCCAAGCTCCTTGCTGTCCCTAACATTGATAAGTTTGCTTATCTCCTCACTGAGCAGCGCAAG ATTTATCAACCTACTGAAGAAGTGAAGCAAGAAGATGTCGTTGTTGTTACCGAGTCAAAGGAAGATTTGATGAAAGAGTATGAAAGGGCCGGACTGATTCTTGATAAAGCTAAGCTG GTCTTGCGGAGGTTAATTGATGTTAAAAAAGCGAAGGCACGTGAATCAAAAGACGAGCCCTTGGAGTTACAGATACCAGTGTCAAAAAAAGCTCTTGTGGCCGAG GTTGCAAGACAACTCTGTGTGAACATCACAGCTGAAAATCTGCATCTTCCAACACCTTTATCGACCATTGGAGAATATGAGGTGCCACTACGTTTACCGAGGTCCATCCCTTTGCCGGAGGGCAAGCTTAATTGGGCTTTGAAAGTTAAGATCCGAAGTAAATAA
- the LOC25484102 gene encoding uncharacterized protein produces MEEYLQYMKTLRSHMNDAEDQAAKISAEEQMQMTNIRTLEIDIDSAKSEIAQVVEDTEKMNKSKVEICSKIFENQKKLASLDSDTSRLTQTMELIRQEKVGLSAKLSERRAYYSKVAEDMRAKFQKQQEWIRTKKISMELKEHEFFNDKVDEQRSEAEGRTSADGNRAIDNLGSDAKNNLITDLDSAKARLDEILVMKSKVLMDINKIKLAIEDVKCRENEFKPELKAADITALEEEYNALLSDRAGETEYLQSMEKQVGKLKEINQVIKCACGEEYKVALNTQLQCT; encoded by the exons atggaagaATATTTGCAATACATGAAGACTTTACGCTCTCACATGAACG ATGCGGAGGATCAAGCCGCAAAGATTTCAGCTGAAGAACAAATGCAGATGACGAACATTCGCACTTTAGAAATCGACATCGATTCAG CGAAATCTGAAATTGCACAAGTGGTTGAGGATACGGAAAAGATGAATAAGTCAAAGGTTGAGATCTGCTCAAAGATATTTGAAAACCAGAAAAAGCTTGCTTCGTTGGATTCTGATACATCCAGACTTACACAG ACTATGGAGCTTATTCGACAAGAGAAAGTTGGATTATCTGCTAAACTATCAGAGAGAAG aGCCTACTATAGCAAGGTTGCAGAGGACATGAGGGCCAAATTCCAAAAGCAACAG GAATGGATCAGAACTAAGAAGATTAGCATGGAACTGAAAGAGCATGAGTTT TTCAACGATAAAGTTGACGAGCAAAGAAGTGAAGCTGAAG GGAGGACTAGTGCTGATGGTAACCGTGCCATAGATAACCTG GGGAGTGATGCAAAGAACAACTTAATCACTGACTTGGATTCAGCTAAAGCAAGGCTTGATGAAATTCTTGTTATGAAATCCAAGGTTCTCATGGACATTAACAAG ATAAAACTTGCTATTGAGGATGTCAAGTGCAGAGAAAATGAGTTTAAG CCTGAGCTAAAAGCAGCTGATATAACCGCTCTTGAAGAGGAATATAATGCTCTTTTGTCCGACAGAGCTGGAGAAACCGAATACTTGCAGTCTATGGAGAAACAAGTAGGGAAACTCAAG GAGATCAATCAAGTTATAAAATGTGCCTGTGGTGAGGAATACAAAGTTGCATTGAATACACAGCTGCAGTGTACTTGA